A part of Aegilops tauschii subsp. strangulata cultivar AL8/78 chromosome 2, Aet v6.0, whole genome shotgun sequence genomic DNA contains:
- the LOC109745465 gene encoding uncharacterized protein yields MDFDFDCAAASPGGQWMGETASRRRQRRLSSSSLRAYLTPAFDAVAAAGQGGISPSSYSSGGLELGFDASLLRLRRTCFSANAELDSRRLLYSPQSPPPPQQARPRPMYAVADHEAAYLYAPKRQAGGLTGAPGFPELKQTFSNFRSPDGAVILGNRPDLLSTPKPGSTTPSAQATSAAAQPTEEEEDLIAEALYGRSGRRRLPIFREICPE; encoded by the exons atGGACTTCGACTTCgactgcgccgccgcctcgcccggcGGCCAGTGGATGGGCGAGACGGCGTCGCGGCGCCGGCAGCGCCGCCTCTCGTCCTCGTCGCTCAGGGCGTACCTCACGCCGGCcttcgacgccgtcgccgccgccggccaggGGGGCATCTCCCCTTCCTCGTATTCGTCGGGCGGGCTGGAGCTCGGGTTCGACGCGTCgctcctccgcctccgccgcaCCTGTTTCTCCGCCAACGCGGAGCTGGACAGCCGCCGCCTCCTCTACTCGCcgcagtcgccgccgccgccgcagcaggCGCGGCCGCGGCCGATGTACGCGGTGGCGGACCATGAGGCGGCCTACCTCTATGCGCCGAAACGTCAG GCTGGCGGGCTCACTGGCGCACCAGGTTTCCCGGAACTCAAGCAGACATTTTCCAACTTCCGATCACCAGATGGCGCCGTCATCCTAGGAAACAGGCCGGACCTTCTGTCGACACCGAAACCTGGTTCGACGACACCTTCAGCACAGGCGACGTCTGCAGCAGCACAGCcaacagaggaggaagaagacctgATAGCCGAGGCCCTCTACGGGCGCAGCGGCCGACGCAGGCTGCCCATCTTCAGGGAAATCTGCCCGGAATGA
- the LOC109745464 gene encoding uncharacterized protein has protein sequence MCGKGQNNGLASPAGTSSTATAIVVLASLLLAASVAAFFLSPSPSPAADEKPPEPVELAIGVAGHEGWLDALRAWAKLACLKLRPLEPRCDLRSSGSMKKAARQSLAMGKEAVEHTAVSAARAAEETIGRTTEKVRRKVSASPSPSAPRADGDL, from the exons ATGTGCGGAAAGGGCCAGAACAACGGGCTCGCGTCGCCGGCGGGGACAAGCAGCACGGCGACCGCCATCGTCGTCCTCGCGTCGCTGCTCCTCGCGGCCTCGGTCGCCGCTTTCTTTctgtcgccgtcgccgtcgccggcaGCGGACGAGAAGCCCCCTGAGCCTGTGGAGCTCGCCATCGGCGTCGCCGGGCACGAGGGCTGGCTGGACGCGCTCCGGGCGTGGGCGAAGCTGGCGTGCCTCAAGCTCCGCCCGCTCGAGCCAAG GTGTGATCTGAGGAGCTCGGGGTCGATGAAGAAGGCGGCCAGGCAGAGCCTGGCGATGGGCAAGGAGGCCGTGGAGCACACGGCGGTGTCGGCCGCGAGGGCCGCCGAGGAGACCATCGGGAGGACCACCGAGAAGGTGAGGAGGAAGGTCTcggcgtcgccgtcgccgtccgcGCCACGCGCCGATGGAGACCTGTGA
- the LOC109745462 gene encoding uncharacterized protein, protein MADLFHERYGHTNFTKLQIQEKQKDLKAQYRLLKDARKQSGVSWNYHTHMIDADAYLWQNLMSPWPEIAKFQNKPFPLYDKLGDLYDGHIAEGNFNFTSTEVTEVSDGDLEVEREKTAFSFDLNQYGDDLHMYDDPRDAAPSDGPSDAAPSDGPRDAAPSDGSRDATQRGGVATSNNKHVKESKKGKKRDDPMVEVMSQYVEVKRKQVEEESALLAGAKNAQEFSISKCIVVLHKMESIHRDERATAYKVFKSVENREIFLNSAAEDEESAAVFLRSEMAELTQRI, encoded by the exons ATGGCAGATTTATTTCATGAAAGATATGGACACACTAATTTTACAAAGCTACAGATTCAAGAAAAACAGAAAGACTTGAAAGCTCAATACAGACTTCTTAAGGATGCCCGCAAACAGAGCGGTGTCAGCTGGAACTATCATACACACATGATAGATGCTGACGCATATCTTTGGCAAAACTTGATGAGT CCGTGGCCAGAAATAGCTAAGTTCCAGAATAAGCCCTTTCCCCTCTACGATAAGCTTGGTGATCTGTATGATG GACATATAGCAGAAGGTAACTTCAATTTCACATCAACTGAGGTTACAGAAGTGAGTGATGGTGATCTCGAAGTTGAAAGAGAGAAGACTGCCTTCTCTTTTGACCTGAATCAATACGGTGATGATTTACACATGTATGATGATCCAAGAGATGCCGCCCCAAGTGATGGTCCAAGTGATGCTGCCCCAAGTGATGGTCCCAGAGATGCTGCCCCAAGTGATGGTTCAAGAGATGCTACACAAAGAGGTGGTGTTGCTACTTCAAATAACAAGCATGTGAAGGAATCAAAGAAGGGTAAGAAGCGTGATGATCCTATGGTGGAAGTGATGTCACAATATGTGGAGGTCAAACGGAAGCAAGTGGAGGAGGAGTCTGCTCTATTGGCCGGGGCAAAAAATGCCCAAGAATTCTCCATCAGCAAGTGCATTGTTGTTTTGCACAAGATGGAAAGTATCCACCGCGATGAAAGAGCCACTGCCTACAAAGTGTTCAAAAGTGTTGAGAACCGTGAGATCTTTCTTAATTCTGCCGCTGAAGATGAAGAAAGTGCTGCAGTGTTTCTTCGGAGCGAAATGGCAGAGTTGACTCAACGTATCTAA